A window of Juglans regia cultivar Chandler chromosome 7, Walnut 2.0, whole genome shotgun sequence contains these coding sequences:
- the LOC108985516 gene encoding transcription factor bHLH92-like has translation MMDLSFPQDFQSDIFWFEAFEAPPVSRSAFVAYTEGPRIGFGAANSGSGPNPGNVNKRMMKFLLRSWHPRIEIQEQEKERGFRHMMNERVRRERQKQSYMALHSTLPFGTKSDKKSIIQMASKEIQELNGFVKELKRRNLEVEASLAAVKGDRPGGAKIRLSVPNPASGLDSMVEVLKCLKTLGLKTRTIRSNFSAQEFSTELEIETEMGEAAEAEKAIKRTLHQHEVERKLLLHFEEGLRR, from the exons ATGATGGACCTGTCTTTCCCACAGGATTTTCAGAGTGACATATTCTGGTTCGAGGCTTTTGAGGCTCCGCCGGTGAGCCGAAGCGCTTTTGTGGCGTACACAGAGGGCCCCAGAATTGGATTTGGGGCAGCGAATTCAGGTAGTGGGCCGAATCCCGGGAACGTGAACAAGAGAATGATGAAATTCTTGCTGAGGAGTTGGCATCCGAGAATTGAAATCCAGGAGCAAGAGAAAGAACGAGGTTTTCGGCACATGATGAACGAGCGGGTGAGGAGGGAGAGGCAGAAGCAAAGTTACATGGCCCTGCATTCCACGTTGCCTTTTGGAACCAAG AGTGATAAGAAATCCATTATTCAAATGGCGTCCAAGGAAATTCAAGAGCTGAACGGGTTTGTGAAGGAGCTGAAAAGGAGAAACTTGGAGGTTGAAGCAAGTTTGGCGGCGGTGAAAGGGGACAGACCAGGGGGAGCCAAGATTAGGCTAAGTGTGCCCAATCCGGCATCTGGGCTTGATTCTATGGTAGAAGTTCTTAAATGCTTAAAAACATTGGGACTGAAAACCAGAACCATCAGGTCGAATTTCTCTGCTCAGGAGTTCTCAACTGAACTGGAGATTGAAACCGAG ATGGGAGAAGCTGCCGAAGCGGAAAAGGCTATAAAGAGAACACTACATCAACATGAAGTGGAGAGGAAACTACTACTCCATTTCGAGGAAGGTCTGAGAAGGTAA